The DNA region CCGGCTTTGCGGTGACTTTATCGTCTTTATCAACTACATATACTAGACGCCCAGTAGGGCCGATGACAATAGCTTGGGTGGGAACGGCAATCACGTCTTTTAAGGTGTTGGCATTAAGCGAAACGCGTGCAAATTGCCCGGGGAGTATTTCTAACTTATCGTTCGGAATTTGTGCTTTGACACGAACTGCGGCAATCAACGGGTCAACTTGGTTATCGATCACCAGAACTTGACCTTCATAAGTATTTTTTCCGGTATCACCAATAGTCACTTTTACTTGTAAAGGTGCATCATCTTTTTTATTTTCTAGAATGATGGGAATATCTTTTTCTGGAATGACAAACTGAACATTAATTGGGTTAAGTTGCGTGATTGTGACCATCGAACCTACGCTCGAGGTAGCAGTAGAGCTTGTTGAAATTGTTACGACATTACTTGCTTGCACTAGAGAGCCGGGGAAGACGTTGATGATGCCTGCTCTTCCGTTAATCGGTGAGCGAATTGAGTCAAAGGAGAGTTGTACCTCGGCAGACCTAGCAGCTGCCTGAGCAGACTTTGCATTGGCAAGGGAGGTTTCTAGACCAGCCTTGGAGATGAAGTTTTTTTCTACCAGCTCCTTGGCACGTAAATATTGTTTTTGAGCGTCATCCGCTAATGCTTTTAACTTCTCATAGTTGGCGCGGTCGTTGCGATCATCGAGGGTAAAGAGGAGTTCACCTTCTTTGACTTCTTGCCCATCCTTCACGTGAATAGTCTTCACTGTATTCGTGATCATTGGGCGAATATCGACGATGCTATTGGAGATGATCGTGCCGGTAGCTTCAATAATGAGAGGTACATCCCTTTTCTCTGCTACTACGCTAGTAATTACTTGAGGACCTCCCGCCTTTTTTCCTGCAGGAAAAAAAAAGTCGTAGGTTTTGGAGCCAGCATACAAAATGATCAGCACAATCAAAATGCGCCACTTGTATTTCAGGGTAAATGCTTTAACGGTAGTGAAGTCTAATTTTTTGAGCTTATCTAGTTGTAGGTATGGAGAAGTTTTTTTCCACAGTGCACAGAGGCGGCCCAGCACCCAGTTTTTGAGCTTTGGCAGTGAAGCGACTGCTTTATCAAGGGCTAATTCAATTTTTGACACAGTCTAGGTATTTTTCTTTGTTTTATATCGGTTAGGTAGGGAGTCAGCTTTGCTGTCCTGGAACGGGATTATTCTCTCACAAGGCTCTTAAACATGGGTGGTAGTGCCCTGATCCCAATTAGGGCAGAAATTCTTCTACACCTTTGTTTGCCAATAGGTCTGCTAGCTCATTTCCAGGGTGGCCGTTGTGGCCACGAACCCAATGCCATGAGATTTGATGGTCTGGAATCAGGGCATCTAATTCTTGCCATAAATCAGCATTTTTGACGTGATCTTTGCTGGCGGTCTTCCAGCCCCTCTTTTTCCAGCCCTCCAGCCACTCAGTCACACCTTTTTGAACATACTGAGAGTCAG from Polynucleobacter sp. AP-Elch-400A-B2 includes:
- a CDS encoding efflux RND transporter periplasmic adaptor subunit, translated to MSKIELALDKAVASLPKLKNWVLGRLCALWKKTSPYLQLDKLKKLDFTTVKAFTLKYKWRILIVLIILYAGSKTYDFFFPAGKKAGGPQVITSVVAEKRDVPLIIEATGTIISNSIVDIRPMITNTVKTIHVKDGQEVKEGELLFTLDDRNDRANYEKLKALADDAQKQYLRAKELVEKNFISKAGLETSLANAKSAQAAARSAEVQLSFDSIRSPINGRAGIINVFPGSLVQASNVVTISTSSTATSSVGSMVTITQLNPINVQFVIPEKDIPIILENKKDDAPLQVKVTIGDTGKNTYEGQVLVIDNQVDPLIAAVRVKAQIPNDKLEILPGQFARVSLNANTLKDVIAVPTQAIVIGPTGRLVYVVDKDDKVTAKPVKVPYEYLGTSVITGISAGDRIVVEGKQNLRTGSKVREAKTAKSEKPPADKTTTAEPK
- the rnhA gene encoding ribonuclease HI; translated protein: MSHAKPLPHIVIYTDGACKGNPGPGGWGAVLRSGGHEKHLHGGAEHTTNNRMEISAVIHALRALKQTSSVELWTDSQYVQKGVTEWLEGWKKRGWKTASKDHVKNADLWQELDALIPDHQISWHWVRGHNGHPGNELADLLANKGVEEFLP